DNA from Gephyromycinifex aptenodytis:
TGGATCTGGACATCGCCCAGACCCAACTCGCTGTTCTCGGCGGTCCCCGTTCCGGGCGCTCCAGTGCGCTGCGCGCTGTGGCGATGGAGGTGGCGCGTCGTAACTCCCCCCGGCGCGTGGTCATGCACGCCCTGGACCTGGACGGCGAAGGGCTGCGACCCTTGGCGGGGTTGCCGCATGTGGGCACCGTGGCCAGGCGAGCCAACCCGGACCTGGTCACCCGGGTGATCCACGAACTCACCGAGATTCTGCGTCAGCGTGAAGCTTTCGGGGTACCGGCTGTGTCCGAAACCAGCTTCGACGCCCGCGGTGAGGTGCGCACCGCACACGCCCCACACATCCTGCTGCTCCTGGATGGCTACGCGACCCTGCGCCAGGACCATGAGGACCTGCATGACCGGTTCGTGGAACTGCTCACCCGCGGGGTGCCCTACGGCATCCATGTGGTCCTCAGCGCAGCACGCTGGCACGACCTGCGCCCGGCGTTGCAGGTGAGCATCGCTTCCCGCCTGGAACTGCCGTTGGTGGACCCGCTGGACTCGGTCCTGGACCGCAAACTATCGGCCCGGCTACGCCCGGATCGCCATCCCGGGCGTGCCGTGGCCGGTCCGGGCCGCCTGGCTCAACTCGCGTTGCCGAGCACCCTGCCGGTTTCCTCGGCCAGCGTGCTGCCGCAATTGGAGGCGGCGAGTGTGGCCGAGTTAGCCGCCCAGCACTCGTGCGCGGCCAGCGCGATCCGGCTACTGCCCCGGCTGGTGCTGTTCGAGGAGCTTGAAGGGGGCCAGACACCCGCTCCAGGGCGGATCGTCATCGGCCTTGCCGGGGACACCCTGGCCCCGGTCGAACTCGACCTGAGCGGCAACGATCCGCATCTGCTGCTCATCGGCGACGACGGCAGCGGCCGAACAAGCTTCTTGGGCAACCTGGCGACCCGGCTGCGCACCCAGGACACGCTGGGTGAGGTGGTCTTCGCCCTGATCGACCCGCGTGGCGGGCTGCGTGCGGCGTTGCCCGCCGAAGCGATCGCGGCCTACGCCACTGACTCCACCGGCGCGCAGAACATGGCGAATTCGCTGGCGCTGGAGCTAGCCGACCGGCTGAAGCACGCACGCAACTCGCCAGCCATTGTCTGCCTGGCCGATGACGTCGAGCTTGTCCTGAACTCCGGGGCGCCGGCTTTGCAACCACTTCTGAGCTATCTGCCGCGCGCCCGGGAACTCGGTTTCCACCTCATTCTGGCGCGGCACGGCGGCGGCGCCTCCCGCGCCCTCTTCGATCCGGTGTTGAGCCGCATCAAGGAGTTGGGGTGCCCCGGCCTGCTGCTGTCCGGGGACGCCGAAGAGGGGCCGTTGTGGCCTCGGGCCACCCTGGCTCCGCGTCCGCCGGGTCGCGCGCTGTTGGTTCGCCGCGGCGGGAGTCCGCGTGTCATCCAACTCGGTCGCTGAACCCCCAACAGTGACGACACCACCGCGCTTATCCACAGTGCTGGCGGATGCGCCCGGGCCCCACTACGAGCGGCCCTAACGTGGCCGCGTCGCAGCAGACCAGGAGAGAAGCCATGCCGCCCGTCCCCCCGTGCACCCATCCGCAGCGGATCACGTGCCCTCGCCGCGCATTCAGCTCCTCGCGCTCCCTGCGGATCGGCTGCGCGCTGGTCGTGGCCGTTGTAGCCACCCCGCTCACCGGGCAGGTCTCATGTGCCGAGGGCACTCCCGCACCGCCTGCCAGCAGGTCGACGTCCTGGCCGATTCCGACGTCGCCGGCCGCCGCGCCCCCGGCGGCCCAGAACCTACCGGCAGAGCCGGAGTCGGCCTTATCTGCCCCAGGGCAGTGCGGGCCTACACCAGCTCCGCCGACCGTGACGGCGTGGCCGCCGCCGGTCGGGGCGCAACCGCCCGCTGACCACGGCAGCGCGGCAGCGGTCGGCTCGGAGAAGCAGCCTCGGGCCAGCGCAGTCCTGCAGGTGCCGCCGGAGGGGATGACCCTGGTGCTGCGCGGGCTGGCGAGTGTGGCCGCCGGCGGCTTGCCGGTGTTGCCTTCGGCGGTACCGACATTTTCCGGTGGCGCGAAAACCGGCGCCGGAAACGCCGTTGCGGGTGCGCCCGCGCCGGCGGTGGGCTCTGCTGGAGTCATGTCTTCGCAGAACGCCTCCGGACTTCCCTGGCGCTCGGGCGTCTTCGGGCACTCGTTGGAGCGCACCGAACGCTTCCAGCAGGTGATGCAACGCAAGGTCGACGTCATCGGGGTGGCACCCTCGCGGGGGTCCTGGGCCAGCATCATGGACGGCTGGTGGCTGGAGCGGGCCCCTGAAGGGTTCGTCGGGACGCTCGATGTGGCGGTCCCGTTGTGGCAGGAGGACGGCGACCTGGCCAGCGCCGCAGCCGGTGAGGATGAGCAGCATTGGGAGGAACTCGGGCGGGTGCTGCACGAGCGCTACCCGGGCAGTACCGTGCGGATCGGGTGGGAGTTCAATCTCGCTGCCTGGTCTCATCACGCTGATGAAGCCAACGTCGAGCAGTGGAAGAGCGCCTTCCGGCACGCCTCGATTGCATTGAAACGGGGCGGGCCCAGTCTGTTGGTGACGTGGAACCCCAACAAAGGGCGGGGCGATTCACTGCCCGAGGCCACCCTTGCCTGGCCCGGAGACGATGTCGTGGACATCGTCGGGCTAGATGCCTACGACTGGTGGCCGGCCTACTCCGAGAGCACCTGGCCGCAGCACCGCGATAGCGATCAAGGCTGGGCGTTCTGGGTGAACTTCGCGCGATCCCGCGGCAAGGCGTTCGCGGTTCCCGAATGGGGCGTCGCGCCGGGTAACGATCACGGTGGTGGGGACAACCCCTACTACGTGCAGACCGTCGTGGACTATCTGGCGGGCGAGCACCGCAAGGACGGGATTGTGCACTCGGTGCTCTACTTCGATGAGCCCGAGTCCTACATCGCCAACAGCATGGCCGAGGGACAGGTGCCCCAGTCAGCAGCGGCCTACCGGGAGGCGCTGAACCACCTTGCCGCACCAGGCGCTGGCGCCGAGCCGGGCGAACCGGGCCGGGGTGGCACCCAGCAGGGTGCTGACGCCCAAGGTGGATCTGGGCAAGGCGCCGAGCGACAAGGCGGCACCCAGCAGCGTGCCAGCCAGCCGGATGCCGACAAGCAAGGCCGACCCTGGCCAGACCAAGATGCCGCATCCGAAGCTGGACCCGGCCACGAATGGTCAGCGCCTCACGGACAAGAACACGGTCCGGTTCCGGGATAGTCGCGGCAACGGCAAGGACGACACCGGCCGATGGTGTTCTCCTGCGAAGCACACAGGCGCCGGGCGACCCACAGCTCGCACAGGTAATCGAGGGCGCTCAGCAAACAGCTAGGACCCTGCACCGCCTCTGTTCCAGGCGCGGCCGGACGTGTCCGGCGCGGGAAGAACTGACACCCGCCGGGTGCAGCCGAGCGGGCTCCACCCGCCGTGTCGTAGCCTCGGGGTCATGGTCGACTCGGTTGTTTTCCTCCACGGTCTTGGAGGTTCTCCGCTTTCGTGGGAGGCACAAACTGCTGCGCTGCCCGCGAACCTGCAGGCCAACGCCCCCTGGCTGCACGGGCTGCGACCGGGTCGTTCCGGGCAGAACGAGACGTTCACCTTGGAGGCTGCGGCCCGCCAAGTAGCCACCACCGTGGAATTCGACCAAGGCGGTCACGCCGCACTGGTCGGTCATTCGTTAGGGGCCCTGGTCGCGCTGCGCTGCGCGCTGGATCGCCCTGAGCTGGTCGACCGGCTGGTTCTGCTGGGAGCTACGGCTGATCCCCCGCGCAGCGCCATGTGGTTACAGAGTCTGCTCATCCGGCTGCTGCCCAAGACCGGCTCGGCGGGCTGGACAAAGAACGCCTACGCGCTGCCGTCGAGGAAGCCGGACGCGCAGGCCTGCAGGAGCACCTCGGGGATGTGCTGGCCCCCACCTTGGTGTTGGTAGGTAGCAAGGACCGGGCCAACCTGGCCGCTGGACGTGCCTTGGCCGAAGGTATCCCCGGCGCCCGGTACGAGGTGGTTCCCGAAGCCGGGCCACTGCTGATGCGCGACCAGCCCGAGACTGTGAATCGCCTCCTCTACGACTTCCTCGCCTGAGCCGTCACGGCGTATTCGAAGAGCGCCTTGTTGGAGTTGCGTTTGCGGATGACACAACACTGCACATCCTGGTAGTCCAGCGCCTGCAGCATCGCCGCAAACCAGCGCTGTGCCGGGACCTCGTGATCGTAGAAGGTCGAGTTGCCGATGATGTAGCAAACCCGGCCCTGCGGGCGCAGGACTCGCTCCAGCCCGGTGAAGTGCGCCCACATGTCGTGGTGGTACTTGCGCACATAGGTGGCCAGGACCGGCCCGCTGCGCCCACCGTCAGCAGCGATTCGAGCGCACACCTGGTCCAGTTCCGCCTCGACGGGAGTGCTGCCCTGCGCCTGCCAGGAGGTCAACCTGCTGGTGGCCACTCCCCAAGTGCCGCCGATCGCTTCCCAGTCCAGGGCACCGGCGTCGCTGGGTGCATCCAGGTAGCCCAACCAGTACATGTACGGACGCAACTCACGGATGTAGGACATTCGGTTGACGTAAGGCGGGGAGGTCAGCACCAGGTCTGCCGGCTCCAGGTCGCTGGGCACCTCTCGGGAATCCCCCGCCCGGATGATGGCCGAGCCCGGCAGCGGTTCGGCGGCGCTGCTGATAAGTGTCTCCAGCTCAGTGGTGAAGAGCTCCAGAACAGCGTCGAACTCCCACTGCTGCGCGTCGCGAAAGGACATGCTCTGGTGGTTGAAGGCAGCGTTGCTGCAGGTGATGAGGGTGCGGCAGAGCCCCAGCCGCAGCAAGGCGATCTCAGCGGGTTCAACAGCCTTCTCGAATTCGGCGGCTTCAGCGCGGGCGTGATGGGGCGCGCCCCCGGCACCAGCTGCGGCGGATCGCGCTTCGATAGCCGCCCGCAGCAGCCCGAGAGCCCGTAGCGCCTGCGGACTCCACCACTTCTCGATCCGGTGCAGGGCCGGAAGCCACGGAGCCTGATCTGTCGCGGCTCGCGCTGCGGCGATGACGGCCGCGCATGCCGACTGCGTGGCGGTCAACTGCGCCGGGGAGTAGTCGCGGGTCTTGGTACGCCCGAGCCAGATGAGAAAGGGGTTGAGGTCGATGCTCTGTCCCCGGTGTCCCAGCTCGGCTGCTGCCAACGGTGTCGTGCCGGTTCCGGAGAAGGGGTCTGTGACCACCGATCCTGCCGGGAGTCCAGCCAGGCGTTCGCGGACCAGACGCACCCCGTAGGCCGGCGTCAGTCGCAGCCACCCGTGACGCCCGACACCCACGTTGGCCCGGTAGGTCAGGTCCTGCCGCCGCGCCGGGGCCACGTGGGTCTCCGCTCGTTCTCTCGGTGGGGCGGGCGGGGCTCGAACCCGCGACCCTCAGATTATGAGTCTGGTGCACTGACCGGCTGTGCTACCGCCCCTGGAACGGCCATGGTAGCCGAGGTCGAGCCGCACCCCGACTGCGGCTCTCGTCCATCGCCCTGCGTCGCGCGCGCTGCGCCTCGGCAGGATGCACAGTCGGCGGCTCGGACGCCCGGCCCCGGCCAGCGCGGGCACCCGAGCAGGGCCTACTCCCGGTAGAAACCCGCAGAGGAGCGGCAGCTGGCCTGACCTAGCCGCGACCGGGTACGACGAAGGGCCCGACTTTCGTCGGGCCCTTCGTTGGATGCTCCCCCGGTTGGACTCGAACCAACAACCCTCCGGTTAACAGCCGAATGCTCTGCCAGTTGAGCTACAGGGGAATGGCAACGAGGAAACGATAGCAAAGAACCTCCCAGGTCACGAAACCGGCCCGGTAGAACCCAGATCCAAGTCGACAAGCTCAGCCAACGAACGCAGCACAGACTGCCCCGCGGCCATCGCCTCGGAGTCCCCGCGCCGAACCCCACGGCTCCAGATCAGCTGCGGAACGAGCTCATCGGTGCATAAGTCTTTGCGGATGGCGGCTTTGCCCAACTGGCGTGTCGGGCCCTGGATGGGGGCGTCGATGATGAGGCTGGCCTGCACTCGGTCGTGGAAGACCTCGGCGAAGCGAACCCCGCTCCCTTCCGGGAAGGTCCACTGGGCAGCCCGGGAACCATCGACCCAGGTCACCGAGATGGTGGCGGTGAGGCTGTCCCAACTCCCGGCGTCCACCTCCAGCCAGCGCCGCCGAGCGAGCTCTCCCCGCTCGGGGTGCAGCAGGATCAGCTCATGCAGGGTCGCCACGACCACGCATCCCCCGGCTTCCAACTGGCGAGCCAGCACGCGGTCTTTCGGGCCCAGTTCTACCGGCACCTCGGGCCCTGAATCTTGCTGTCGTCGCAACCACTTGATCATTCGAGACGCTCCCTGAGTGCCACACGTTGTCGCTGTAAGTCATAGAGCCGCAGTGCTATTTCGTGCGCGGCCTGCGGATCGTCATGCTCGGCACGCTGTAGCGCACTGGCGGCGTCGGCGATCCGCTCCTGCAACGGGCCCTCCAGGATGCGCACGTACAAGTCCTGGACGTAGCGCGACTCCGGCATCCCGTTCTCGTCCAGACGCGCTTTGATCGGCGCCATCAGCAGGTCGCTGACCAGAGCGTCCACCGGTTGCGGACAGCCTGCGTTGACCGCATCCACCCAGCTCATCGGGTTCTGCGCCGCCCCGTCCTGCAGGGCGGCCAGCACGCCGGAGAACACCGCCCGATGTGCCGGTGCACGGAAAGCCAAGGCGTCGACCTGGGCGATCTCCTCGGCCGAGAAGGCGCTCGGGTACTGCAGTAGCACCTGCAAGAACTGGTGGGCCAACTCCACCATCGGGTCCGAACGGTCGGGCCGGGCCAGCAGGGTCGATCCCTCCGAGGCCTCCACCGGCTCCGGTTTGAGCCTGGCCGGGCGCTTCTGAGCGCCACGGGCCACCTCACCGGCGAGCTGCTCCACTTCGACACCGATCCAACCGGCAACGGTTCGGGTGTACTCCGGACGAAGTGCCCGATCGCGGATCCCGGCGATGATGGGGGCAACGGCACGCATCCCCTGCACCCGCCCCTCGGCGGTGTCCAGCGCGAATCGGGCCAGGGTGGTCCGAACCGCGAACTCGAACATCGGGACCGCGTCGTCAACGAGAGCGCGCACCGCGTCGTCGCCACTTTGCTGACGCAGTTCGCACGGGTCCATGCCGGAACCGGCCACGGCCACGTAGCACTGCGAGGCCCACTTCTGGTCCAGGTCGAAGGCCTTCATCGCCGCCTTCTGTCCTGCCGCGTCACCATCGAAGGTGAAGATCGTGCGGGCTGGCGCAGCCGAATCGTCATCGCGCAGGATCCTGCGCAGCATCGCGACATGGTCTGGCCCGAACGCAGTCCCGCAGGTAGCTACGGCACCCTCGACACCGGCCAGATGGCACGCCATGACGTCGGTGTAGCCCTCGACCACGATGGCGCGTCGGGTGGAGGCGATGGGTTTCTTGGCCAGGTCCAAGCCGTAGAGCAGGGAGGTCTTCTTGTAGATCGGGGTTTCCGCGGTGTTCAGGTACTTCGCGGCGATGCGGTCTTCGTCGAAGAGGCGGCGGGCACCGAATCCCACGGTGTCGCCGGTGATGTCGCGGATCGGCCAGACCAGG
Protein-coding regions in this window:
- a CDS encoding alpha/beta fold hydrolase, which gives rise to MLAPTLVLVGSKDRANLAAGRALAEGIPGARYEVVPEAGPLLMRDQPETVNRLLYDFLA
- a CDS encoding alpha/beta fold hydrolase yields the protein MVDSVVFLHGLGGSPLSWEAQTAALPANLQANAPWLHGLRPGRSGQNETFTLEAAARQVATTVEFDQGGHAALVGHSLGALVALRCALDRPELVDRLVLLGATADPPRSAMWLQSLLIRLLPKTGSAGWTKNAYALPSRKPDAQACRSTSGMCWPPPWCW
- a CDS encoding site-specific DNA-methyltransferase encodes the protein MAPARRQDLTYRANVGVGRHGWLRLTPAYGVRLVRERLAGLPAGSVVTDPFSGTGTTPLAAAELGHRGQSIDLNPFLIWLGRTKTRDYSPAQLTATQSACAAVIAAARAATDQAPWLPALHRIEKWWSPQALRALGLLRAAIEARSAAAGAGGAPHHARAEAAEFEKAVEPAEIALLRLGLCRTLITCSNAAFNHQSMSFRDAQQWEFDAVLELFTTELETLISSAAEPLPGSAIIRAGDSREVPSDLEPADLVLTSPPYVNRMSYIRELRPYMYWLGYLDAPSDAGALDWEAIGGTWGVATSRLTSWQAQGSTPVEAELDQVCARIAADGGRSGPVLATYVRKYHHDMWAHFTGLERVLRPQGRVCYIIGNSTFYDHEVPAQRWFAAMLQALDYQDVQCCVIRKRNSNKALFEYAVTAQARKS
- a CDS encoding glycoside hydrolase family 26 protein — encoded protein: MTAWPPPVGAQPPADHGSAAAVGSEKQPRASAVLQVPPEGMTLVLRGLASVAAGGLPVLPSAVPTFSGGAKTGAGNAVAGAPAPAVGSAGVMSSQNASGLPWRSGVFGHSLERTERFQQVMQRKVDVIGVAPSRGSWASIMDGWWLERAPEGFVGTLDVAVPLWQEDGDLASAAAGEDEQHWEELGRVLHERYPGSTVRIGWEFNLAAWSHHADEANVEQWKSAFRHASIALKRGGPSLLVTWNPNKGRGDSLPEATLAWPGDDVVDIVGLDAYDWWPAYSESTWPQHRDSDQGWAFWVNFARSRGKAFAVPEWGVAPGNDHGGGDNPYYVQTVVDYLAGEHRKDGIVHSVLYFDEPESYIANSMAEGQVPQSAAAYREALNHLAAPGAGAEPGEPGRGGTQQGADAQGGSGQGAERQGGTQQRASQPDADKQGRPWPDQDAASEAGPGHEWSAPHGQEHGPVPG
- the dnaG gene encoding DNA primase yields the protein MAGRIKDEDVTLVKEKASIEAVVGEHVTLTRAGAGRLKGLCPFHDEKTPSFTIRPSVGHWHCFGCNEGGDVISFVQKVDHLTFVEAVERLAAGCGVPLRYEEGGGPREHHGRRGRLVEAHRVAEEFYHEALLRAPDARAGRDFLRARGFDSAAAAHFGVGYAPRGGEDLVRHLSDKGFAADEIVLAGLVGRGSRGLYDRFRGRLVWPIRDITGDTVGFGARRLFDEDRIAAKYLNTAETPIYKKTSLLYGLDLAKKPIASTRRAIVVEGYTDVMACHLAGVEGAVATCGTAFGPDHVAMLRRILRDDDSAAPARTIFTFDGDAAGQKAAMKAFDLDQKWASQCYVAVAGSGMDPCELRQQSGDDAVRALVDDAVPMFEFAVRTTLARFALDTAEGRVQGMRAVAPIIAGIRDRALRPEYTRTVAGWIGVEVEQLAGEVARGAQKRPARLKPEPVEASEGSTLLARPDRSDPMVELAHQFLQVLLQYPSAFSAEEIAQVDALAFRAPAHRAVFSGVLAALQDGAAQNPMSWVDAVNAGCPQPVDALVSDLLMAPIKARLDENGMPESRYVQDLYVRILEGPLQERIADAASALQRAEHDDPQAAHEIALRLYDLQRQRVALRERLE